In Pengzhenrongella sicca, a single genomic region encodes these proteins:
- a CDS encoding alkene reductase, whose amino-acid sequence MTDLFAPFQLGTLTLANRLVMAPLTRNRAGAGEAPTELAAEYYAQRAGSGLIVTEGTQPSAVGQGYPHTPGLHTDAQTAGWRLVADAVHARGGKIVVQLMHAGRISHESITGLQPVAPSAVTPAGEVYTEQGMQAFREPRALETAELPGVVAEFVDAARRAVEAGLDGVELHAANGYLLQQFLAEGSNQRTDGYGGSAANRARLVIEVATAVAAAIGPDKVGIRISPAGKMNDIAEVETAATYAALLDGLNPLGLLYLHVLESPETSFHEQLRARWDGPFIFNTGFTGPSDLATAQTAVDSGATDLFCIGRAFLANPDLVERLRTGAELNVPDTSTFYAGGAAGYTDYPVLV is encoded by the coding sequence ATGACCGATCTTTTCGCGCCGTTCCAGCTCGGCACCCTCACGCTCGCCAACCGCCTCGTGATGGCGCCCCTGACCCGGAACCGGGCCGGGGCTGGCGAGGCCCCGACGGAGCTGGCGGCCGAGTACTACGCCCAGCGCGCGGGCTCCGGCCTGATCGTGACCGAGGGAACCCAGCCGTCCGCCGTCGGCCAGGGCTACCCGCACACCCCGGGCCTGCACACCGACGCGCAGACCGCGGGCTGGCGGCTCGTCGCCGACGCCGTGCACGCCCGCGGCGGGAAGATCGTCGTCCAGCTCATGCACGCAGGCCGCATCAGCCACGAGTCGATCACCGGGCTGCAGCCGGTCGCGCCGAGCGCCGTGACACCCGCCGGCGAGGTCTACACCGAGCAGGGCATGCAGGCCTTCCGCGAGCCGCGAGCGCTGGAGACCGCCGAGCTTCCGGGCGTCGTCGCCGAGTTCGTCGACGCCGCGCGCCGCGCGGTCGAGGCGGGCCTCGACGGCGTCGAGCTGCACGCCGCCAACGGCTACCTGCTCCAGCAGTTCCTCGCCGAGGGCAGCAACCAGCGCACCGACGGGTACGGCGGCTCCGCCGCGAACCGGGCGCGCCTGGTGATCGAGGTCGCGACCGCCGTCGCCGCCGCGATCGGCCCCGACAAGGTCGGCATCCGGATCTCGCCCGCGGGCAAGATGAACGACATCGCCGAGGTCGAGACCGCCGCGACCTACGCCGCGCTGCTCGACGGGCTGAACCCGCTCGGCCTGCTCTACCTGCACGTGCTGGAGAGCCCGGAGACGAGCTTCCACGAGCAGCTGCGCGCCCGCTGGGACGGCCCGTTCATCTTCAACACCGGCTTCACGGGTCCCTCGGACCTCGCGACGGCGCAGACCGCCGTCGACTCCGGCGCCACGGACCTGTTCTGCATCGGCCGCGCCTTCCTGGCCAACCCGGACCTCGTCGAGCGCCTGCGCACCGGCGCCGAGCTCAACGTCCCGGACACGTCGACGTTCTACGCCGGCGGCGCGGCCGGGTACACGGACTACCCCGTGCTGGTCTAG
- a CDS encoding fasciclin domain-containing protein, with the protein MRTMKRTPIAALGFIAIATLGLSACSSGTDSADTADSTTSESPAMTPEPEADEMDTDMASGLVGPGCAAYAEQVPDGAGSVNGMAMDPVAVAASNNPLLTTLTAAVSGGLNPGVNLVDTLNGDEFTVFAPVDDAFAAIDPATIESLKTDTATLSSILTYHVVPGQLSPDEIVGDQTTVQGGTVTVTGEGDSLMVNGANVICGGVTTANATVYLIDSVLMPMS; encoded by the coding sequence ATGAGAACCATGAAGCGCACCCCGATCGCCGCCCTCGGGTTCATCGCCATCGCGACGCTGGGCCTGAGCGCCTGTAGCTCGGGCACCGACTCCGCCGACACGGCGGACTCGACGACGTCCGAGTCCCCGGCGATGACGCCCGAGCCCGAGGCGGACGAGATGGACACCGACATGGCCTCGGGCCTCGTCGGCCCCGGCTGCGCCGCCTACGCGGAGCAGGTGCCGGACGGCGCGGGCTCGGTCAACGGGATGGCGATGGACCCGGTCGCCGTGGCCGCGTCCAACAACCCGCTGCTGACGACCCTCACCGCCGCCGTCTCCGGCGGGCTCAACCCGGGCGTCAACCTCGTCGACACCCTCAACGGCGACGAGTTCACCGTCTTCGCCCCGGTCGACGACGCCTTCGCGGCGATCGACCCCGCGACCATCGAGTCGCTCAAGACGGACACGGCGACGCTCTCCAGCATCCTCACGTACCACGTCGTGCCCGGGCAGCTCTCGCCGGACGAGATCGTCGGCGACCAGACGACCGTGCAGGGCGGGACCGTCACGGTGACGGGCGAGGGTGACTCGCTCATGGTGAACGGCGCGAACGTCATCTGCGGCGGCGTGACCACCGCCAACGCGACCGTGTACCTGATCGACTCGGTCCTCATGCCGATGAGCTGA
- the sigK gene encoding ECF RNA polymerase sigma factor SigK — protein sequence MPPSSGSAPGAPEIDDVVSTDALLVAVARGDESAFAQVYDAVSPAVFGTCLAVLRDRDHAAEVTQEVMVEVWRTAVRFDPERGSARAWAVTLAHRRSIDRVRSVQAQRNRDQRVLDEQGERPFDVVAEEVEESMDRARVRHCLGGLTATQHEAVVLAYYGGQTYREVAEQLAAPLATVKTRIRDGLIRLRDCLGVAA from the coding sequence GTGCCCCCTTCCAGCGGCAGCGCCCCCGGCGCGCCCGAGATTGACGACGTCGTCTCGACCGACGCGTTGCTCGTGGCCGTCGCGCGCGGCGACGAGAGCGCGTTCGCGCAGGTCTACGACGCTGTGTCGCCCGCCGTCTTCGGCACGTGCCTGGCGGTGCTGCGCGACCGGGACCACGCCGCCGAGGTCACCCAGGAGGTCATGGTCGAGGTCTGGCGGACCGCGGTCCGGTTCGACCCGGAGCGGGGCTCCGCTCGCGCATGGGCGGTGACGCTCGCGCACCGGCGCTCGATCGACCGGGTGCGCTCGGTGCAGGCGCAGCGCAACCGCGACCAGCGCGTGCTCGACGAGCAGGGCGAACGGCCGTTCGACGTCGTCGCCGAGGAGGTCGAGGAGAGCATGGACCGCGCCCGCGTGCGGCACTGCCTCGGCGGGCTCACTGCGACCCAGCACGAGGCGGTCGTGCTCGCGTACTACGGCGGCCAGACCTACCGCGAGGTCGCCGAGCAGCTGGCCGCGCCGCTGGCCACCGTCAAGACCCGGATCCGGGATGGCCTCATCCGACTGCGCGACTGCCTGGGGGTGGCGGCATGA
- a CDS encoding anti-sigma factor, whose amino-acid sequence MTADQHGPTDARDLLGAYALDAVDDIERRAVDRLVATDPAAAHELAGLTATAAMLGAAVAARPPADLRAAVLAEAARTAQVSRPAAAGARGSGASARRPGVPRRTVWLAVAATAVGAALIPSGLAWQQAQQTQRAQEQARAVADLLADPQARLVRSEVTGGGTAVAVLAADSALFSASGLAEPGDGKAYQLWVLHDGAAASAGVLADDDGQVRAIAADFAPGDSLAVTVEPAGGSTQPTTDPLVVLESA is encoded by the coding sequence ATGACCGCCGACCAGCACGGACCGACCGACGCCCGGGACCTGCTCGGCGCCTACGCGCTCGACGCCGTCGACGACATCGAGCGCCGCGCCGTCGACCGGCTCGTCGCGACCGACCCCGCCGCCGCGCACGAGCTCGCGGGCCTCACCGCGACCGCTGCGATGCTCGGTGCCGCGGTTGCCGCCCGGCCGCCGGCCGACCTGCGCGCCGCGGTGCTCGCCGAGGCCGCCCGGACCGCCCAGGTCTCCCGCCCGGCCGCGGCGGGCGCGCGCGGTTCCGGAGCGTCGGCGCGACGCCCCGGCGTGCCGCGACGGACCGTGTGGCTCGCCGTGGCGGCGACGGCCGTCGGTGCCGCGCTGATCCCGAGCGGCCTCGCGTGGCAGCAGGCCCAGCAGACGCAGCGGGCCCAGGAGCAGGCTCGCGCCGTCGCCGACCTGCTCGCCGATCCGCAGGCGCGCCTCGTGCGCTCCGAGGTCACGGGAGGCGGGACGGCCGTGGCCGTGCTCGCGGCCGACAGCGCGCTGTTCTCGGCGAGTGGGCTGGCGGAGCCGGGCGACGGCAAGGCCTACCAGCTCTGGGTGCTGCACGACGGCGCGGCGGCGTCCGCCGGCGTGCTGGCCGACGACGACGGCCAGGTCCGAGCGATCGCAGCGGACTTCGCGCCCGGCGACTCCCTCGCGGTGACGGTCGAGCCGGCCGGCGGGTCGACCCAGCCGACGACGGACCCGCTCGTCGTGCTCGAGTCCGCCTGA
- the nhaA gene encoding Na+/H+ antiporter NhaA has protein sequence MTTPARPGPPLRVRLPPTSPAVTRFLANEASGAMLLLAATVTALVWANSPWATSYEDLWHTVAGFRIGSLGLEMDLHAWVNDAAMAVFFLVVGLEINREVTSGELRDRHSIAAPALGAIGGLTVPALIYVAFNHGGASSHGWGVVMSTDTAFLVGILALFGPRCPDRLRLFLLTLAIVDDIGAISVMAIFYTDDVDGAGLVVAAALVLAFLALRWLGVWQLLPYGVVGIALWLAVYTSGVHATLAGVLVGLLLPSRPARQEEIDRLSRFTRRLQEETTAEREHLAELAARATVPPSDRLQRLLHPWSAFVVVPVFGLANAGVSLDAESLRTAASSPVTIGVAVALVAGNAIGVFGGAAIAIRTGLGLLPGRVRYGHLLGGAMLAGIGFTISLFIAELAFTDPDLQEQAKIGILAGSLTAAVLGTIALRVLGERLPLCTPGEDLPAALPPLPWRAPVDG, from the coding sequence ATGACGACGCCCGCCCGCCCGGGCCCGCCGCTCCGGGTGCGCCTGCCCCCGACCTCCCCCGCCGTGACGCGCTTCCTCGCGAACGAGGCCAGCGGCGCGATGCTGCTGCTCGCCGCGACGGTCACCGCGCTCGTCTGGGCCAACTCGCCCTGGGCCACCTCGTACGAGGACCTGTGGCACACCGTGGCGGGGTTCCGGATCGGGTCGCTCGGCCTCGAGATGGACCTGCACGCCTGGGTCAACGACGCCGCGATGGCCGTGTTCTTCCTCGTCGTCGGCCTCGAGATCAACCGCGAGGTGACCAGCGGCGAGCTACGGGACCGGCACTCGATCGCCGCGCCCGCGCTCGGCGCGATCGGCGGCCTCACCGTGCCGGCCCTCATCTACGTCGCGTTCAACCACGGCGGCGCCAGCTCGCACGGCTGGGGCGTCGTGATGAGCACGGACACGGCGTTCCTCGTCGGGATCCTCGCGCTGTTCGGCCCGCGCTGCCCCGACCGCCTGCGCCTGTTCCTGCTCACGCTCGCGATCGTGGACGACATCGGCGCGATCTCGGTGATGGCGATCTTCTACACCGACGACGTCGACGGCGCGGGCCTGGTCGTCGCGGCCGCGCTCGTCCTGGCGTTTCTCGCGCTGCGGTGGCTCGGCGTCTGGCAGCTGCTGCCCTACGGCGTCGTGGGCATCGCGCTGTGGCTCGCGGTGTACACCTCGGGCGTGCACGCGACGCTCGCGGGCGTGCTGGTCGGGCTGCTGCTGCCGTCGCGACCGGCCCGGCAGGAGGAGATCGACCGCCTGTCCCGGTTCACCCGGCGCCTGCAGGAGGAGACGACGGCCGAGCGCGAGCACCTTGCGGAGCTGGCCGCGCGCGCGACGGTTCCCCCGAGCGACCGCCTGCAGCGGCTGCTGCACCCGTGGAGCGCCTTCGTCGTCGTGCCGGTGTTCGGCCTCGCGAACGCCGGGGTCAGCCTCGACGCCGAGTCGCTGCGGACGGCCGCGTCCTCACCCGTGACGATCGGGGTCGCGGTCGCGCTCGTCGCCGGCAACGCGATCGGCGTCTTCGGCGGAGCAGCGATCGCGATCCGGACGGGCCTCGGCCTGCTGCCCGGGCGCGTGCGGTACGGACACCTGCTCGGCGGCGCGATGCTCGCCGGCATCGGCTTCACGATCTCGCTGTTCATCGCCGAGCTCGCCTTCACCGACCCGGACCTGCAGGAGCAGGCGAAGATCGGCATCCTCGCGGGCTCGCTCACGGCCGCGGTGCTGGGCACGATCGCGCTCCGGGTGCTCGGGGAGCGGCTGCCGCTGTGCACGCCCGGAGAGGACCTACCGGCCGCCCTCCCGCCACTGCCGTGGCGTGCGCCCGTCGACGGCTGA
- a CDS encoding GNAT family N-acetyltransferase — MTDLTWPSTQPTLHADGLTLRPWRPSDAVAVYEACQDPEIVRWTTVPSPYLLEHAESYVGPMSATAWVEKTAANFAVTDDDGALVGSFGLVRMNPGQGVAEVGYWVAPAARRRGVARRAAAAVTEWALRDVGFPRVELLAAVDNAGSRRVAELIGFTLEGVLRSAAPGRTTRVDLAIHSRLPTD, encoded by the coding sequence ATGACCGACCTGACCTGGCCCTCGACCCAGCCGACCCTGCACGCCGACGGCCTCACGCTGCGCCCGTGGCGCCCGAGTGACGCCGTCGCCGTCTACGAGGCCTGCCAGGATCCGGAGATCGTGCGATGGACGACGGTGCCCTCGCCGTACCTGCTCGAGCACGCCGAGTCGTACGTCGGCCCGATGAGCGCGACGGCCTGGGTCGAGAAGACCGCCGCGAACTTCGCGGTCACCGACGACGACGGCGCGCTCGTCGGCTCGTTCGGCCTGGTCCGGATGAACCCCGGGCAGGGGGTTGCCGAGGTCGGGTACTGGGTGGCGCCCGCCGCCCGCCGCCGCGGGGTCGCCCGCCGCGCGGCCGCGGCGGTGACCGAGTGGGCCCTGCGCGACGTGGGCTTCCCCCGCGTCGAGCTGCTGGCCGCGGTCGACAACGCGGGCTCGCGCCGCGTCGCCGAGCTGATCGGCTTCACCCTCGAGGGCGTCCTGCGCAGCGCGGCCCCCGGCCGCACGACCCGCGTCGACCTCGCGATTCACAGCCGCCTGCCGACGGACTAG
- a CDS encoding Rieske (2Fe-2S) protein yields MSDRELDLLDPDLVSPDLVSPDLVSPDLLAPVPPAPGLSRRGLLRGVGAATLGAVAVGTLAACSTDGDAGSTGTSAGSGAADPTDSGSADAGAGAATGALAKVADIPVGGAISATDSAGEPIILSQPTEGTIVGMSAICTHQGCTVLPAGEELDCPCHGSVFKAADGSTVSGPASEPLPAFAVRVENGEVLEA; encoded by the coding sequence GTGAGCGATCGTGAGCTGGACCTGCTGGACCCCGACCTCGTCAGCCCCGACCTCGTCAGCCCCGACCTCGTCAGCCCTGACCTCCTCGCCCCGGTGCCGCCCGCACCTGGCCTGAGTCGGCGCGGCCTGCTGCGCGGCGTCGGCGCCGCGACCCTCGGCGCCGTCGCGGTCGGGACGCTCGCGGCCTGCAGCACCGACGGCGACGCGGGCTCCACCGGGACGTCCGCCGGGTCGGGCGCGGCGGATCCCACCGACTCGGGGTCGGCGGACGCGGGGGCCGGCGCTGCGACCGGGGCCTTGGCCAAGGTCGCCGACATCCCCGTCGGCGGCGCGATCTCGGCGACGGACTCGGCCGGGGAGCCGATCATCCTGTCGCAGCCGACCGAGGGCACGATCGTCGGCATGTCCGCGATCTGCACCCACCAGGGCTGCACCGTCCTGCCCGCGGGCGAGGAGCTGGACTGCCCGTGCCACGGGTCGGTCTTCAAGGCCGCCGACGGCTCGACCGTCTCGGGCCCCGCGTCCGAGCCGCTGC
- a CDS encoding MFS transporter, whose product MTPVRYGEPAGRWVLLATVLGSGMAFVDATVVNIALPHIGAELDASAAALQWTVNGYTLPLAAFILLGGSLGDRFGRRRIFVVGVAWFAAASALCGLAPNIETLIAARALQGVGGALLTPGSLAILQASFDPDSRSRAIGAWSGLGGIAGASGPFLGGWIVEQASWRWVFGINLPLAAVVIAVALRHIPESSDPDAARSIDVAGAVTGALGLAGLTYGFTAWPDRGGLDPLVLAALAAGVAGLVGFVLIERHSRHPMLPLEVFRSRAFSATNLVTFVVYAAIGGVFFFLVLTLQVVTGFSPLAAGLAALPVTLLMLVLSARSGALASRIGPRLPMSVGPLVCAAGVALLAGVGADSTYVADVLPGVVIFGLGLSLTVAPLTATALASASDRHAGIASGVNNAVARAAGLMAVAVLPLAAGVGSSLLDPAMLGPAHRTAMLLCAGLLAAGGLLAFATIPASLAAVRPPEAARLYIGPGCGTR is encoded by the coding sequence ATGACGCCCGTCCGCTACGGCGAACCCGCCGGCCGCTGGGTGCTGCTCGCCACGGTGCTCGGCTCGGGGATGGCCTTCGTCGACGCCACCGTGGTCAACATCGCGCTGCCCCACATCGGCGCCGAGCTGGACGCCAGCGCCGCCGCGCTGCAGTGGACCGTCAACGGGTACACGCTCCCGCTCGCCGCATTCATCCTGCTCGGCGGCTCGCTCGGTGACCGGTTCGGCCGGCGCCGGATCTTCGTCGTCGGCGTCGCGTGGTTCGCCGCCGCGTCGGCGCTGTGCGGGCTCGCCCCGAACATCGAGACCCTGATCGCCGCGCGCGCCCTGCAGGGCGTAGGCGGCGCGCTGCTCACGCCCGGGTCGCTGGCGATCCTGCAGGCGTCGTTCGACCCCGACAGCCGCTCGCGCGCCATCGGCGCGTGGTCGGGGCTCGGCGGCATCGCGGGTGCGAGCGGGCCGTTCCTGGGCGGCTGGATCGTCGAGCAGGCGAGCTGGCGCTGGGTGTTCGGGATCAACCTCCCGCTCGCCGCGGTGGTCATCGCGGTCGCCCTGCGCCACATCCCCGAGTCGTCCGATCCCGACGCGGCCCGGTCGATCGATGTCGCCGGCGCGGTCACCGGGGCGCTCGGCCTCGCGGGGCTGACCTACGGCTTCACCGCGTGGCCCGACCGCGGCGGGCTCGATCCGCTTGTGCTGGCCGCGCTGGCCGCCGGGGTCGCCGGGCTCGTCGGCTTCGTGCTCATCGAGCGCCACTCGCGGCACCCGATGCTGCCGCTCGAGGTCTTCCGCTCGCGTGCCTTCTCCGCCACCAACCTCGTGACCTTCGTGGTCTACGCGGCGATCGGCGGGGTCTTCTTCTTCCTCGTGCTCACGCTCCAGGTCGTGACGGGCTTCTCGCCGCTCGCCGCGGGCCTGGCGGCGCTGCCCGTGACCCTCCTGATGCTCGTGCTGTCGGCCCGTTCGGGCGCGCTCGCCAGCCGGATCGGCCCACGCCTGCCGATGTCCGTCGGCCCGCTGGTGTGCGCGGCCGGGGTCGCGCTGCTCGCGGGCGTCGGCGCGGACTCGACGTACGTCGCGGACGTGCTGCCCGGCGTCGTCATCTTCGGGCTCGGACTGTCCCTCACGGTCGCGCCGCTGACGGCGACGGCGCTCGCCTCGGCCTCCGACCGCCACGCCGGGATCGCGAGCGGCGTCAACAACGCCGTCGCCCGCGCCGCGGGCCTCATGGCCGTCGCCGTGCTGCCGCTCGCCGCGGGCGTCGGCTCGAGCCTGCTCGACCCCGCGATGCTCGGGCCGGCCCATCGCACCGCGATGCTCCTGTGCGCGGGACTGCTCGCGGCGGGTGGGCTGCTCGCGTTCGCGACGATCCCGGCCAGCCTCGCCGCGGTCCGCCCGCCCGAGGCCGCGCGGCTCTACATCGGCCCCGGGTGCGGCACGCGATGA